The Streptomyces sp. NL15-2K genome contains a region encoding:
- a CDS encoding WhiB family transcriptional regulator — MTELVQQLLVDDADEELGWQERALCAQTDPESFFPEKGGSTREAKKVCLACEVRSECLEYALANDERFGIWGGLSERERRRLKKAAV; from the coding sequence ATGACCGAGCTGGTGCAGCAACTGCTGGTCGACGACGCGGACGAGGAACTCGGCTGGCAGGAGCGCGCGCTGTGCGCCCAGACCGACCCCGAGTCCTTCTTTCCCGAGAAGGGCGGCTCCACCCGCGAGGCCAAGAAGGTCTGCCTCGCCTGTGAGGTCCGCTCCGAGTGCCTCGAATACGCCCTCGCCAACGACGAGCGCTTCGGCATCTGGGGCGGCCTGTCCGAACGCGAGCGCCGCCGGCTGAAGAAGGCCGCCGTCTGA
- a CDS encoding cysteine dioxygenase family protein: MNSDSDLQIAGDILEVPHLLQAPREHPATVAEFVGLARSIAADRSQWEHLVQYDATTRWYHRLRTGPGYEVWLLSWVPGQGSGPHDHGRSSGVLTVLDGALTERTARGTRALGPGAQHVFAPGYVHEVVNDALEPAVSLHVYYPGLTEMPMLPQSQLRSTGGTPMACAAPAAHDEMDAVTA, encoded by the coding sequence ATGAACAGCGACAGCGACCTCCAGATCGCCGGCGACATCCTCGAAGTCCCACACCTGCTCCAGGCCCCGCGCGAGCACCCGGCCACCGTCGCCGAGTTCGTCGGCCTGGCCCGCTCCATCGCCGCCGACCGCTCCCAGTGGGAGCACCTCGTCCAGTACGACGCGACCACGCGCTGGTACCACCGGCTGCGCACCGGCCCCGGCTACGAGGTGTGGCTGCTGTCCTGGGTGCCCGGTCAGGGCAGCGGGCCGCACGACCACGGCCGCTCCTCCGGCGTGCTGACCGTCCTGGACGGCGCACTCACCGAGCGCACGGCGCGCGGCACGCGCGCGTTGGGGCCCGGAGCACAGCACGTGTTCGCGCCGGGGTACGTGCACGAGGTGGTCAACGACGCGCTGGAGCCGGCGGTGAGCCTGCACGTCTACTACCCGGGCCTTACCGAGATGCCGATGCTCCCCCAGTCTCAACTTCGTTCGACCGGGGGGACCCCCATGGCTTGCGCCGCCCCCGCGGCCCACGACGAGATGGACGCCGTAACCGCGTGA
- the cofD gene encoding 2-phospho-L-lactate transferase yields the protein MRIVVLAGGIGGARFLRGLKRAVPDADVTVIGNTGDDIHLFGLKVCPDLDTVMYTLGGGINEEQGWGRADETFHLKEELAAYGVGPEWFGLGDRDFATHIVRTQMISAGYPLSAVTQALCDRWKPGVRLIPMTDDRVETHVAVEVDGERKAVHFQEYWVRLRASVPAEAVVPVGAEQAKPAPGVLEAIAEADVVLFPPSNPVVSVGTILAVPGIREAIADAGVPVVGLSPIVGDAPVRGMADKVLAAVGVESTAAAVAEHYGSGLLDGWLVDTVDAGVVERVESAGIRCRAVPLMMTDLEATAQMAREALALAEEVRAV from the coding sequence ATGCGCATTGTGGTTCTGGCAGGCGGCATCGGTGGTGCCCGGTTCCTGCGCGGTCTGAAGCGGGCCGTGCCGGACGCGGACGTCACCGTCATCGGCAACACCGGGGACGACATCCACCTCTTCGGGCTGAAGGTCTGCCCGGACCTCGACACGGTGATGTACACGCTCGGCGGCGGCATCAACGAGGAGCAGGGCTGGGGACGGGCCGACGAGACCTTCCATCTCAAGGAGGAGCTCGCGGCGTACGGCGTCGGGCCCGAGTGGTTCGGGCTGGGTGACCGGGACTTCGCCACGCACATCGTGCGGACGCAGATGATCAGCGCCGGATATCCGCTGAGCGCGGTGACTCAGGCCCTGTGCGACCGGTGGAAGCCCGGCGTGCGGCTCATCCCGATGACCGACGACCGTGTCGAGACGCATGTCGCCGTCGAGGTCGACGGCGAGCGCAAGGCGGTCCACTTCCAGGAGTACTGGGTGCGGCTGCGGGCCTCGGTGCCGGCCGAGGCGGTCGTGCCGGTCGGGGCGGAGCAGGCCAAGCCGGCGCCCGGCGTCCTGGAGGCCATCGCGGAGGCGGACGTCGTGCTGTTCCCGCCGTCGAACCCGGTCGTCTCCGTCGGCACGATCCTCGCCGTGCCCGGCATCCGGGAGGCGATCGCCGACGCCGGGGTGCCGGTGGTGGGCCTGTCCCCCATCGTCGGGGACGCCCCCGTGCGCGGGATGGCCGACAAGGTGCTCGCCGCGGTCGGCGTGGAGTCGACGGCCGCCGCGGTCGCCGAGCACTACGGCTCGGGGCTGCTGGACGGCTGGCTCGTCGACACCGTGGACGCGGGCGTGGTGGAGCGGGTGGAGAGCGCCGGGATCCGGTGCCGGGCCGTGCCGCTGATGATGACCGACCTGGAGGCGACCGCGCAGATGGCCCGGGAGGCGCTGGCGCTGGCGGAGGAGGTGCGGGCGGTTTGA